Within Bacteroidales bacterium, the genomic segment CCAGTTTGGAGGAAGTAAACAACGCATGCTCAAAAGCATTACTCCATTCAATGGCATCCTGCGGACAAGTAGAAGTACAAAGCGCACAGAAAGTGCAGCTACCCAGATTGTACATATACCTGTCAAGTATCTTTTTCTCTTTCCCCGTAACCTCATCGGTTTCTTTTTTACTGATCACACGGATGGTCCCGTTGGGACAGTTCATCATACAGATGCCGCAAGCGGTGCATTTATGCTGGTTGTTTTCATTGTGCGGCATGGTGAGCATTCCCCGGAAACGTTCGAAATAAACATATTTCCCCCTGTTTTCGGGATATTGTTCCGTTACCTTCGGCCGTAACATGTTTAGCATAGAAATATACATCCCCTGCAACAAGCGATAAACACCCAATAAGATATTCTTTATATAGCTGAAAAATTTCTTCATGTACGGTCAACTATTTAAGTAATATAAAACAATTAATGTCATATTTTCTGAACGTAATTCATTTGATCAATGCGACTTTAGAAAACAACAAATAGCACTGAGTGCTTAAAATCTATAATACAATACATAATGCCATCAGAATGATGTTAAACAGGCTTATGGGCATCAATATCTTCCATTCGAGGTTCAGAAGCTGATCGATACGCAACCTCGGGAATGACCAGCGTACCCACATCGCAAGGAAAATACAGAAACCCGTTTTCCCTAGAAACCATATCGACGACGGAATGTAATCCATCACCTGGTTGAATGATTCCCATCCGGGTATATGTAAGGGCATCCATCCACCGAGGAACATGGTGGCAGCAATAGCCCCGATAATAAACATGTTCATATATTCGGCAAGATAAAAGAAGCCGAACTGGATACCCGAATATTCAGTATGATAACCTGCCGTCAGTTCCGATTCCGCTTCGGGAAGGTCAAAAGGACCGCGGTTGGTTTCGGCATGTCCGGCAATCAGGTAAATAATAAAAGCAATGAATGCAGGGACATGTCCCTTGAAGATAAACCAGGCATCGGCTTGTTGCTCCACAATCTCCGAGAGCTGCATCGTACCTGAAAGCATCACTATCGTCAGTAACGATAAGCCGCATGAAAGTTCGTAGCTGATCAATTGCGCTCCACTGCGCATGGCACCGATCATGGTATATTTACTATTGCTCGACCATCCGGCAAGAAGGATACCTACTACTCCTATGGACGATACAGCCAGTAAATAGAACACACCTATATTGAAATCGATTACCTGTACACCTCTGGCAAAGGGCAATGCCCCGAAAGTACAAATGGAACCGATAATAACAATGAAGGATGCCAGACGAAAAAGGAATTGGTCTGCACGATTAATATGAATGATTTCTTTCAGCAGGATCTTGATCATATCGGCCCCTGATTGCAGGATACCGAATATTCCTACCCTGTTAGGACCGATACGGCATTGAAAAAAAGCACATATTTTCCGTTCGACATAGATCAGTATCAGGGCAAAAATGGCATATATCAGCATGATAGCAAGTCCGATCAATACGAACTCGACAAACAACGCCCAGCCATCACCCATATTTTGGTGGAGTATATCATCAATCCATCGGATGAAACCTGAAATACCAGACATAAGTAATTTTTATTATTACGCTACGCTCCATGAGAACGTTGCGTTAAGTTGATGATTTTCGATTGATTTGAAATTCGGCAGGGCTGAAGGCCCGTCTTAGTTCAGCCCGATGGCAATGCCTCGGGAAAGATAACGACAGAACAACCTGCGCCCCGAAGGGGTAGGTTAAATTAACGTATTCGGAATTTATTTTCATATAATTGATGTCTTCACTTAACCTGCACTTTAGCTGAGCTTGCCCTTTCAGGGCTGCGGTTCAGCGCGCTGATTTTACTATTATTCCTTTATCCCAAGGCGTTGCTTCGCTTTGCCGTTGGGCTGAATTAACCTGCCGCTTCGCGGCGTGATGTTTCCCTGCATATTTTCCGATTTCAAGAACATTCATTTTCAACTTTCAATTTTTTACCTGTCGATGCATGGTATCACATAATCCAGTGAAGCCCCCATCATAATCAGGTCGGCCACTTTCGATCCTGTAGCAATAGCTTTAAGTGCACCGACCAACACAAGACATGGTGAACGGAATTTCATCCGGTAAGGTGTTTTATCGCCGGTACTGGTAATGTGTACCCCGAATTGACCGCGGGCATTTTCCACCCTCTGGAAATATTCACCTTCTGGAAGGCGGATCACAGCTTTTGTCTTTTCGACGTAAGGTCCTTCAGGAATATTGTCGATCAGCTGTTCGATGATCCGGAGTGACTGCTCGATCTCGTCCAGGCGAATAATATAACGGTCGAATGTAAGTCCGCCGGTACGGATCACCTCCTCGAAATCCGCTTTATCATAAGCCGCATAAGGTTCAATCTTACGGATATCGTTGTGCCATCCCGACGCCCTGCCGGACGGTCCCGTAGCCCCCAGCGAAATGGCTTCTTCCTTATCGAGATAGCCGATACCGCGCATACGTCCGCGTGCTATGGGATTTCCAGTAAAAAGCAGGTGATGTTCCTTCAACATCTTACGCATATAAGGAATAAACTCCTTCACCCGCTTTTGAAAATTTGGGTGGATATCGTTTGCCAGTCCTCCGATCACATTATAATTCACCATGAGTCGGCCACCGGCTGTTTCTTCAAAAATATCCATGACTTTCTCGCGGTCGCGCATACCATATACAAAAGCCGTGATAGAGCCCATGTCCATACACATACTCCCCCACCCCAGCAGATGAGAGGCAATGCGGGTCAGTTCATCGAAAATAGTACGTACATATTGCGCACGTGGTGGCGCTTCAATGCCGAGCGCTTTCTCACAACATAGGCAGACAGCATGCCTGTTCATGGTTCCTGATAGATAATCCAACCGGTCCGTGAGATGTAAGATTTGCGGATAGGTATAGTTCTCACACATTTTTTCAATTCCCCTATGGATATATCCAAAATTAGGATCGATCTTTTTGATGTCCTCTCCTTCGAGCGAAACACGTAAGTGAAGAACTCCGTGCATAGCAGGATGCTGAGGTCCGAAATTGATAATATACTCGTCCTTATCAAACAATTTATGCATACTCTCAATTTCCTCTCCCATATTCAACGTAATTGAAGGTACATCCTCCATTTCCGATAACAATTGGCTCCTTATGGGAATCGGGTTCAGATCGGGATCAGGATCATAATCTTTCCGTAGAGGAAACCCGTTCCAGTCAGCACGTAGGAAAATACGGCGCATATCGGGATGATTGACGAATACGATCCCGAAAAAGTCGTATATCTCTCTTTCATAGACCGAAGCAGACTCCCAAAGGTCGTACACCGAAAATAATTCGGGATTATCCCGTTCGGAAGTACTTGTTTTCAATACCACCAGGTGCAATGGATCTTGCGATTGCGATAAATAGTAGATTACACCGAGCGTATCACCATAATCCATTCCTACCATCTCAACCAGGAAATCATAGTTTTCGTCTTTACGGAGAAAACTTGCGATCTCATATAATTGTTCGAATGGAACAGTAACGGTAAGCCTGCCTTCTTTTTTCTCCGTCACAACAAACGGGAAAGCGGTTAATTTATTTTCAATGGTCTCCATGTTCATCGGTCTCATCCTCTGTCTTAGGTTCACTAATTTGCGGCTGTTCCGGTAACTTGAAAAAGTCCTGGACTTTTATCTTTCTTGCCAGTTGCATCATACCGTACAATATGGCATCCGGACGTGGTGGACAGCCGGGTATGTATACATCTACGGGAATGATCTCGTTCACACCTTTCAGCACATGATACGAACTTTTGAAGGGCCCTCCGCCAATGGCACAACTTCCCACAGCAATCACATATTTGGGTTCTGCCATCTGTTCATACAAACGGGTAAGAACAGGAGCCATTTTATGGACAATGGTTCCACAAACAAATATTACATCTGCCTGACGGGGGCTATTACGCGTCACTTCCCATCCGAAACGTGCAAAATCGGTACGGGCAGCAGCCACACACATAAATTCGATACCACAGCAACTGGTGGCAAAAGTCAGCGGCCACACCGAGTTGGAACGCCCCCAGTTGATAAAATCACTTAGTTTTCCCAGGATAACGTTCACACCGTTTTCCTGCAGTTCTTCCACATATTTTTCGAGGTATTCATTATCATTGAAATCCTCGTATTTCATATTGGGTATCCTGATTTTATTTACTTCCATGTCAACGCTCCCTTTTTCCAGGCATAAGCAAGCCCCAGTGTAAGAATAACCAGAAAAAAAGATACCGACACCAGTCCCTGAGTACCCAGATCCTTCATAATAGTAGCCCATGGGAACAACAGCACGGTTTCCACGTCGAATACAAGGTAGAGGATCGCAAAAAGGTAGTAGCCCACCTTGAATTGCATCCACGAACTTCCGCGAGTCGGTATACCACATTCATAAGCCTGTCCTTTGTGCAGGTTCCAGGAGTGGGGTGCCAGCCATTTGGCAATGATCAATGCCGCTGCCACCAAAAAAACCGCGGAGAGGAAAACAACAAGAAATAAAGTTGAATTACTCATTATATGATTAATTTAATATATAGATAAACATTTCACAACCATATTGGTTCATCATTTTAGGGTTACCTGAGCCTGTTTGTATCTATTACGCCATACCTCGAATACTGCAGGTAACAGGGAAACGAGAATAATGGCAATAACAAGTACACTCAGGTTCTTCTTTACAATTTCCAGTTCCCCAAAAAGAAAACCCGCATACATGAAAATAGAAACCCAGGCAATTCCGCCGATCACATTATAACTCAGGAAACGGGCATAGCCCATTTTACCCATTCCGCCAATAAACGGGGCAAAGGTCCTTACAATAGGAACAAAACGCGCAAGGACAATGGTCTTCCCTCCATGTTTTTCATAGAAATTATGTGTTTTTTGAAGATATGACTGTTTGAATATTTTAGAATCAGGATTGCTAAACAGCTTTTCCCCGAAAAACTTTCCGATAAAATAATTACAGGCATCTCCCAAAATGGCGGCAGTAATCAACAACAGCACCATCAAATGTACATTGATATGGTTGTAACCCACAGCTGCCAGTGTTCCCGCAACAAACAGCAACGAGTCGCCGGGCAGGAAAGGGGTGACCACCAAACCTGTTTCGCAGAAGATCACAAGAAACAGTATGGCGTAGATCCATATACCGTATTGGGCTACTAGTCGAACAAGATGTACATCGAGATGTAAGAATAAATCAATACAATAATTCAAAAATTCTATCATGGGTTTTATAAAACAATAACTGTGTAATGCACAGGGCAAAGACCATTTATTACTTCAGATGACTGGAAATAATTCTCCTGAGAAAGTAATTAAATCAAATGTTCAGCCGCCTCAGTTCACTGAGGACATTTTTATGGTGATGCCCAAAATAAGTATAAAAAATATAGTCTCCGGCGGACTTTTTGATATCTTTGATATCAAATAAATTCCCTCCGAAAAGTTTCTGAGATTTTTTAGAAACTTCCTGATATGTTGTTTTTATGGAAGTACAATGAATAACAGGAACCTCGCATTCCAATTGTATCCAACCGACGTGTGCCGCATCAAAGCGATAGATTTTCATATCCTTAGCGTCAGAAGCCACAGGATAGAGCAACACCTCACCTTCTTCCACTGTTAGTTTTCCTGACAAGAAAGAACTGACATACAAAATAATAGCGATGCTAAAAAAACCAATACTTTTCACGATCAATTGCTTTTCGGCGGCAAAGGTAATACCAATTAATGACTTTTTGTAAAAGAAAACAGGGAAAGATCTTAAATAAAATTCCTATCCTTAAAATATAAAAAATACCATCCTTTTAAGATAAATAT encodes:
- a CDS encoding NADH-quinone oxidoreductase subunit B, with amino-acid sequence MEVNKIRIPNMKYEDFNDNEYLEKYVEELQENGVNVILGKLSDFINWGRSNSVWPLTFATSCCGIEFMCVAAARTDFARFGWEVTRNSPRQADVIFVCGTIVHKMAPVLTRLYEQMAEPKYVIAVGSCAIGGGPFKSSYHVLKGVNEIIPVDVYIPGCPPRPDAILYGMMQLARKIKVQDFFKLPEQPQISEPKTEDETDEHGDH
- the nuoH gene encoding NADH-quinone oxidoreductase subunit NuoH → MGDGWALFVEFVLIGLAIMLIYAIFALILIYVERKICAFFQCRIGPNRVGIFGILQSGADMIKILLKEIIHINRADQFLFRLASFIVIIGSICTFGALPFARGVQVIDFNIGVFYLLAVSSIGVVGILLAGWSSNSKYTMIGAMRSGAQLISYELSCGLSLLTIVMLSGTMQLSEIVEQQADAWFIFKGHVPAFIAFIIYLIAGHAETNRGPFDLPEAESELTAGYHTEYSGIQFGFFYLAEYMNMFIIGAIAATMFLGGWMPLHIPGWESFNQVMDYIPSSIWFLGKTGFCIFLAMWVRWSFPRLRIDQLLNLEWKILMPISLFNIILMALCIVL
- a CDS encoding 4Fe-4S binding protein, producing the protein MKKFFSYIKNILLGVYRLLQGMYISMLNMLRPKVTEQYPENRGKYVYFERFRGMLTMPHNENNQHKCTACGICMMNCPNGTIRVISKKETDEVTGKEKKILDRYMYNLGSCTFCALCTSTCPQDAIEWSNAFEHALFTSSKLDKRLNREGSSLIKKN
- a CDS encoding NADH-quinone oxidoreductase subunit D codes for the protein MNMETIENKLTAFPFVVTEKKEGRLTVTVPFEQLYEIASFLRKDENYDFLVEMVGMDYGDTLGVIYYLSQSQDPLHLVVLKTSTSERDNPELFSVYDLWESASVYEREIYDFFGIVFVNHPDMRRIFLRADWNGFPLRKDYDPDPDLNPIPIRSQLLSEMEDVPSITLNMGEEIESMHKLFDKDEYIINFGPQHPAMHGVLHLRVSLEGEDIKKIDPNFGYIHRGIEKMCENYTYPQILHLTDRLDYLSGTMNRHAVCLCCEKALGIEAPPRAQYVRTIFDELTRIASHLLGWGSMCMDMGSITAFVYGMRDREKVMDIFEETAGGRLMVNYNVIGGLANDIHPNFQKRVKEFIPYMRKMLKEHHLLFTGNPIARGRMRGIGYLDKEEAISLGATGPSGRASGWHNDIRKIEPYAAYDKADFEEVIRTGGLTFDRYIIRLDEIEQSLRIIEQLIDNIPEGPYVEKTKAVIRLPEGEYFQRVENARGQFGVHITSTGDKTPYRMKFRSPCLVLVGALKAIATGSKVADLIMMGASLDYVIPCIDR
- a CDS encoding DedA family protein; the encoded protein is MNYCIDLFLHLDVHLVRLVAQYGIWIYAILFLVIFCETGLVVTPFLPGDSLLFVAGTLAAVGYNHINVHLMVLLLITAAILGDACNYFIGKFFGEKLFSNPDSKIFKQSYLQKTHNFYEKHGGKTIVLARFVPIVRTFAPFIGGMGKMGYARFLSYNVIGGIAWVSIFMYAGFLFGELEIVKKNLSVLVIAIILVSLLPAVFEVWRNRYKQAQVTLK
- a CDS encoding NADH-quinone oxidoreductase subunit A, encoding MSNSTLFLVVFLSAVFLVAAALIIAKWLAPHSWNLHKGQAYECGIPTRGSSWMQFKVGYYLFAILYLVFDVETVLLFPWATIMKDLGTQGLVSVSFFLVILTLGLAYAWKKGALTWK